The Oenanthe melanoleuca isolate GR-GAL-2019-014 chromosome 1, OMel1.0, whole genome shotgun sequence genome segment ACTCAAACCAGAATTCAGAACAAGTCTTGAGCCCAGAACCTGAACCCACAGTCCAGAACTGGATCCAGAAAGCCAGTCTAGAACTGGAGTCTGGAcctgtcctgcagcctcagGCCATTCTTAggggtcccagtgccaccagccacCCCACAAATgtggggcacacacagcccaggggGGCACCTCCCAGCTGGGGGTCCCAGGGATACCTGCAAACTGGCGCTCAGCGGTGCCACGGGAGCCAAAGCGTGCCACCAGCTTCCCGTTGGGCTGGAAGATGAAGACGCAGCAAGCCTTGTTGTCCACCACGATGATGTGCCCGTTGCGGTCCACGGCCACGCCCTTGGGGCCCATCAGCCGCCCCGCGCCCAGCTTGGTCTGGGGGGACAGTGAGTCAAGGGGGAGCTGCCATGGACCCCCACCCCACACCCCCTCACCCGGCCTTCCCTCACCTTGAACTTGCCCTCAGGTGAGAACACACTGACCCAGCGGTTGTCGTAGTCAGCCACAATGATGTCACCGTTGGTGTCCACCGAGACCCCCGTGGGGcgctggagctgccctggggagcgGCCCCGCACCCCGAAACGCAGCCGGAACTGCCCCTCATTGCTGAACAcctggggggcagcagggtCAGGGGAACCGAGGGCAACACCCCAACccctggaaatgcagcacaaCTGCCCCTCCTTGGAGAACAACTGGGGGGCCAGGAAAGAGCAGGGGGAGTCAGTGGGGATCCCGGGAGACCACACATGCACACATTGGTTACTGCTGACGGGGTCAGTGGGGTCATGGGGATCCAGGGTTACCCAGGGAATCCcgtgggggtcccaggggtccATACCTGCATGCACTGGCTGTTGCTGTCAGGGTGAGTGGGGGTCAGCAAGAGCCAGTGGGAGTCCTGAGGGGGCTTTGGAGGCCCCGAGGGTGTCCATACCTGCACGCACTGGTTGTTGCTGTCGGCCACGACGATGCGGCCAGCGCTGGATGTGGAGATCCCCTGCAGGTTTGTGAACTCGCCCTTCTCCCGGCCACGGCTGCCTGCAGGCACCAGTCAGGGGGGCCCATGGGCCCCAGGAGACCACTCACCATCCCGGTAAACCCCTGCCACCCCCCGGGGCCCTCCAGCGCCACCCCAGGGAGCCATGAGGAGCCCAGGGGGACCCCACCGTCCCTATGGCTGCGGGGAGGCCCAACGAGGCCCCCGTGGCCCCAGGATCCCCCTCCGGCCCCGCTCACCCACGCGGAAGATGAGCTCGTCCTCGATGGGGTTCTCCTTGCGCTTGGCGCTGCCGTACATGCTGGCGGGGCGGCGCAGCGCCTTCTGCCGCACGTGTCCCCCGCCCGGGGACTTGACGCGGCGCTTGGCCTCCTCGGGGGACGGCGGCACGTCGCTGGGGCGCAGGGCGCGCGCGCGGAACGGGGAGCCGCGCACGGGCTGCCCGTACAGCAGGATGGACAGCACGAAGTCGCCCTCGGCGCGCGGCGTGTACACCAGCTCGTAGGTGCCGTTGCGGTTGTCCTGCACCTCGGCCTCGGCCGCGGCGCCGTCGGGGCCGGTCACGGCGAAGCGCAGGCGGGCGCCGCCGCTGCGCACCAGCGCGCCGTCCTTGTCCTTGGTGGTGACGCTGAGCGAGCAGGGCTGCCCCACCACGGCCTGGCGCAGCCCCTCGCCCGTGGCCACCGTGGTGTGCGCCGTGGCGCTGGTGGTCAGCAGCGCGCCCAGGTTCTGGATGGAGCGGCGCAGCCCCTCGGGCTCGGCGTGGAACTCGAGCTGCGCGTTCTCGTGCGGGTGCTCGGGGAAGGGCCGCGCCGCCAGCTCCCGCAGCCGCTCGCCCATCTGCttctgcaccagcagcacctccgTGGCCGAGCCGTGGTGCAGCGCCTGCTCCGTGAACGCGCAGCTGCTCAGGATGCTCTCCTGGCCCTGCCgcagcacctccagctgtgcctccagcaCCTGAGGGACCACAACACCACCTGTGGCACCAGGTGGGGCCTCTGTGCCAGCACCCACGTTTGAACCACAGCCCGGCCCTGCTGCCGcacctccagctgtgcctccgTGCATCCTGTGGGGATGGCACGTCTCTGCAGTGTTGGTGTGGGACCCCCACAGCCAGCACCCTAACCAGTGCTGTACCTGCACCCCACACCTGCACCCCAACCAGTGCTGTACCTGCACCCCACAGCCAACACCCTAACCAATGCTCCACCTGCACCCCAGCCAGGGCCACAACCCCAACGCTGATGCTGCACTGGGACCCCAGCggtggcactggcagggccACTGGCACTGCAGTGTGGCTGGGGCACACACACCCTCCCAGGAAGGGCTGGTGCAGGGCGCAGGTGTGTTACCTGCTGCTTGGCAGCACAGGTGGCCTCCAGGTCGCGCAGCAGCACCTCCCGCCGCTGCCGCAGCGCCGCCTCCAGCTCCTCGAAGCTGCTCCCGATCTCGGCCTCGGCCTcagcccggcgctgccccagCTGCCGGCTGATCTCGgccaccagccccacagctgccgCCAGCTGGGGGAGCCTGGGGAGACACGGCACCCCCTCAACTCCCACACCCCCACCAGCCGCACCTGAAGCCCCCCACAGCAGCCTCATCCAGCTGCAGtatcctgcaggaggaggacaCGGAGActccctgaaccccaaaccccacagcaccATGACGCCCTCAGCCACCTCTCCACTGGCAGCATGTGTGGGTGGCATcaagctggtgctgcagccagcaggagtgGGGCCATGGGGACCCCAGGGACCCCGGGAGCCCGTACCTGGCGCGCACGGCgtccagctggtgctgcagggccgccttgtgctgctccagcacgtCACGGAGCGGCACGGTGCGGTGGTCCCGGTGCTCCCGCCGCTCCCCCTCCGTGCACTCCCGGCACATGGCTGTCTCGCAGGGCTCGCAGTAGAACTCCATCACCTGCCACACCTGCACTcacctgctgccctgcagcccagcccacaggaccctgcagcctgccccaAACCACCTTCTGGGCCCACACAGCCTCTCCCAGACTCCCTGGAccactgcagcctccccagACCCCCTCCAGACCCTTTCTCCAAGGCCTGCAGCCCACTCGACCCCCTTGACCCTCACAGCCCTTCCAGATGCTCACAGACCTCTTTAGCCCTCcccagatcccagccctgctaAAGGCTTTCcagcccccctgagcccccagcggcccctgcagcccccagcccctgccccaccTTTCCCTCGTGGTTCGGGCAGCAGAGCGGCTGCCCGGTGGCGGCGCCCAGCGGGGGCAGGGGCGCAGGGGGGGCCCCGCGGGGGTCGGGGTCCCGCTGCAGCACCTCCATCAGGTTGGTGATGAAGAAGTTGTTGGGCAGCGCCGGGACCCCCCGCTCGGGCAGGATCGAGGTCTGGCGGCACACGGGGCACGACAAGGACAGGCTCTGGGCCGGAATGTAGTTCTGCAGACACCTGGGTCACAGGGGTCACGGGGGTCACTGGGGgccagggggcacagggacatgaCAGGGACAGACTCTGGGCCAGGACGTGAAGGGGCAGGGACAGaagggggctgtgggggcacagggggtATGCAGGCACAGATACAGGGACAACATGGCAACGGATGAGGGATGGAcggagggacaggagctgctggggatggaggatgTGGGATGGCAGTGGGGGCAGAACAGGGATGAAGGGACAGATGGATGGACAGGAAGACAAGGGAATGGACAAGCAGATTTATGGGGGGACAGAAGGGGGTACATGGCACCTAGGGTagggggcagggagagagtGGGATGGACAGATGAACACAAAGGTCAGGGTGCAGGACAAGGGTACACAGACAGAcctggggacaggcagtggcacagggacagatgGATGGACAGGGGGCTGCCCACAGTGACAGTGGGatgggggcagcaggacagacagatATGGTGATGTGGAACACAGGGAGAGAGGGGCAGCAAGACAGACAGGAGGGCTGGGgtgcaggcagagagcaggagggaaagggacAGACAAACATGGGGGCTGTGAGGTAGAACACTGAGGTGTGAGAACAGGGTGGGAGGGACAGACAAATGAGGGGACAGATGGACAAGGTGGTGgggctgcacagtgtcacactggggtgcaggagggggACAGACCAACAGACAGATGGGgggctgcacagtgtcacaCCAGGATGGGAGACacagatggacagacagacaggaggGCTACGTGGTGTCACACCGGGTGGGGTCAGACAGATGGACAGGATGGACACggggcagcagtgccagtgcccctGGCGAGAGGGATGGACGGACGGATGGATGGAGtggggggctggagcagggccagagGGCTCTGAGGgccagggagcacagagagaggGGCCATCAGCAACAAGACCCTCCCACTCGGGGACCCCAGCCACGGCACCCTCAGCACCCACACtcaggggctctgcagccctcGAGAGaagggggctgtggggggcaGTGGGGTCTCAGCACCGCCGTGGGCTGAAGAATGcaggggggtcccagccccatcGCTGGGGGTCAGGGAAGCTCAACCCCATCTCTcactggggagggcagggagtgcAGGGGGTCGGGGGGTTGTGCTCACACTGCGGGTTTAGGGGTGCAGGAGGGGTGCAGTGGGGCACACTGGGGGTGCAGCTGGTAGTGGTGGGGTACAGgctcagggacacagggggatGCAGCAAGGCAGAGGGGGGCTGGATGCACTGGGGAGGCACAGGGGTCTGGGGGGTGCAGGGGCGCAGTCAGGACATGGGGGTGCATTGGGAGCATTGCAGTGGTGGGGTGCAGTCAGGACTCAGTGGGGTGCAGGGGCCCCAGGGCACagtggggatgtgctggggatGGATGCTGTTGGGGTGCAGagggcacaggagggatgtAGGGGTGCTCAGAGACAGgttggggatggagagggggcCAGGGCACAGAGAGTATACCGGGGGTGCAGTAGGGTGGAGGGAGTGTGATGAGGGGCCCCACCTCTCACAGGTGTGCAGGCAGGGATTGGGTGCAGGGGGGACTCAGGGGGTCCCACCTCTCACAGCCAGCATGCAGGTAGGGATGGAGCTTGGGGGGATGcagggggctcagggtgggttCGGGAGGTCCCACCTCTTGCAGAAggtgtgcaggcagggatggagcttgGGGGGATGCAGGGGGCTAAGGGTGGGTTCGGGGGGTCCCACCTCTCACAGAAAgtgtgcaggcagggatggagtttgggggatgcagggggctcagggtgggttCGGGGGGTCCCACCTCTCACAGAAAgtgtgcaggcagggatggagtttgggggatgcaggggggctcagggtgggttCGGGGGGTCCCACCTCTCACAGAAAgtgtgcaggcagggatggagtttgggggatgcagggggctcagggtgggtttgggaGGTCCCACCTCTCGCAGAAggtgtgcaggcagggcagcacctTGGGGTTGCAGTAGCGGTCGAGGCAGATGCTGCAGATCAGGAACTGCTGGTCAATCTGCCGCACCACCGGGCTGGCGGGCTCATGGCGGGCCATGGTGGCTCCTCAGCCTGGGAGCGTGCCACAGTGAGGGCAGGCACCTGCAGCgccccacagccacccccagccccagccacggCACCACAACCCCCACCCACCCCACAGGCTCGTGGTGGGTCATGGCAGACCCTCAGCCTGAGAACGGGGGGATTTAAATGCGTGGGAGGAACCGCACGGTACCCTGCAGCCCACCGCTCAacccacacagcccctgcccaccccacagAGGCCATAAAGGACACTGGCCCTGGGCCACGAGGGCTCAGCAC includes the following:
- the TRIM3 gene encoding tripartite motif-containing protein 3 — encoded protein: MARHEPASPVVRQIDQQFLICSICLDRYCNPKVLPCLHTFCERCLQNYIPAQSLSLSCPVCRQTSILPERGVPALPNNFFITNLMEVLQRDPDPRGAPPAPLPPLGAATGQPLCCPNHEGKVMEFYCEPCETAMCRECTEGERREHRDHRTVPLRDVLEQHKAALQHQLDAVRARLPQLAAAVGLVAEISRQLGQRRAEAEAEIGSSFEELEAALRQRREVLLRDLEATCAAKQQVLEAQLEVLRQGQESILSSCAFTEQALHHGSATEVLLVQKQMGERLRELAARPFPEHPHENAQLEFHAEPEGLRRSIQNLGALLTTSATAHTTVATGEGLRQAVVGQPCSLSVTTKDKDGALVRSGGARLRFAVTGPDGAAAEAEVQDNRNGTYELVYTPRAEGDFVLSILLYGQPVRGSPFRARALRPSDVPPSPEEAKRRVKSPGGGHVRQKALRRPASMYGSAKRKENPIEDELIFRVGSRGREKGEFTNLQGISTSSAGRIVVADSNNQCVQVFSNEGQFRLRFGVRGRSPGQLQRPTGVSVDTNGDIIVADYDNRWVSVFSPEGKFKTKLGAGRLMGPKGVAVDRNGHIIVVDNKACCVFIFQPNGKLVARFGSRGTAERQFAGPHFVAVNNKNEIVVTDFHNHSVKVYNAEGEFLFKFGSHGEGNGQFNAPTGVAVDSNGNIIVADWGNSRIQVFDSAGSFLSYINTAADPLYGPQGLALTSDGHVVVADSGNHCFKAYRYLQ